A region of the Raphanus sativus cultivar WK10039 unplaced genomic scaffold, ASM80110v3 Scaffold4324, whole genome shotgun sequence genome:
GTGGAAATAGAGTGGGGGTAGGAGATGAGTTTTGAAACATTGAAACAAAAGAAGCTTGAAACATATGGATCATGGGCTAGCTATACCAGTCAACCATATTTTGGgcctttaaaaattttcttaACCAGATCAGATCAAAGGACGATGATTAGAGCCTGCAAAAAtattaaccgaaccgaaccatcAGATCGATTTGAATCGGATTGAAAGAAGAAAATTGAACGAACCCCCACACCACACTCTCTCAGACCACGGTGGCTCTTTGGTCTATCGGAGAAAAATTAGGGTTTACCATCGGCGTGGGTTTACCATCGGCGAAGAATGGGTACGTCGGTGCAGGTTTCTCCACTGTGCGGAGTGTACAACGAGAATCCACTCTCCTACTTAGTCTCCATCGATGGCTTCAACTTCCTCCTCGACTGTGGTTGGAACGACCTCTTTGACCCTTCTCTCCTCGAACCTCTCTCCAGGTTTCTCTccccttatatactccctcctcCTTGTTTTTGATTCAATATAGGATTGATTGAGCTTATGTGACggatttgttttttattttcaggGTTGCTTCTACCATAGATGCGGTTTTGCTTTCTCACCCGGATACGCTTCACCTCGGTGCTCTTCCTTATGCCATGAAGCAGCTTGGACTCTCTGCTCCCGTTTACGCCACTGAGCCGGTTCACAGATTAGGTCTCCTCACAATGTATGATCAGTATCTATCCAgaaaggtgatttttttttatgtttgctAACTGTTCCGCATTGTGTCGTTTTCATGTTGTGCTTATACGATGATCTTTTGCTGTTTTGCAGCAAGTCTCCGACTTTGATCTGTTTACGCTGGATGACATTGATTCAGCTTTCCAGAATGTCATCAGATTGACTTTCTCTCAGAACTACCATCTTTCTGGTAATGCAGTTTCAGTAATTTCGCTAGTCTTTTTATAGCAAACCCAGTTTCATCTGCATTATCTATGTCTCAAATATCGGGGCATGAGTTTATTAGGAGGCCTCTAAAGTTTTTATCTTTGTCCTATTAGGAAAGGGAGAGGGTATTGTAATTGCTCCTCATGTTGCTGGACATATGCTGGGAGGTAGCATTTGGAAGATAACAAAGGATGGGGAGGAGGTTGTGTATGCTGTTGACTACAATCATCGGAAAGAAAGGTACGCTTTTTTCAGCTTTCCATCTGATGTGGagttcgatttttatttatttttgttcagaactaaataataaaaatgcatGATCGTGATACTGAGCTTGTACATCTTTATTCAGGCATTTAAACGGAACTGTTTTACAGTCTTTTGTTCGACCTGCTGTTCTGATCACCGATGCATACAATGCGCTTTATACCAATCAAACGCAAAGCCATCACCGGGACACTGAATTTTTAGGTTGGCTTTTAGCTAAATAAGTACTATATCTCTCTTCTGTGTTATTAAGGAAAACCCCGTTCTAATCACGTGCGCATGTCCACATTTATAATTCAGATACCATTTCAAAACATTTGGAAGTTGGGGGAAATGTTTTATTGCCA
Encoded here:
- the LOC130494519 gene encoding cleavage and polyadenylation specificity factor subunit 2-like — translated: MGTSVQVSPLCGVYNENPLSYLVSIDGFNFLLDCGWNDLFDPSLLEPLSRVASTIDAVLLSHPDTLHLGALPYAMKQLGLSAPVYATEPVHRLGLLTMYDQYLSRKQVSDFDLFTLDDIDSAFQNVIRLTFSQNYHLSGKGEGIVIAPHVAGHMLGGSIWKITKDGEEVVYAVDYNHRKERHLNGTVLQSFVRPAVLITDAYNALYTNQTQSHHRDTEFLDTISKHLEVGGNVLLPVDTAGRVLELLLILEQHWSQRAFSFPIYFLTYVSSSTIDYVKSFLEWMSDSISKSFETSRDNAFLLRHVTLLINKTDLDNAPPGPKVVLASMASLEAGFARDIFVE